AGTACCAGTCTGCAAATGGTAGCTTTGGCTTTCTTGGGAGTCCTGCTACGAAGACTATGAACACGCTCTTATCGTTTACTTCTGTTTATCCATCCGAAAAATGAAAAAGCTTCATTGAAAAAGGTCGTCTGAAACCGTTTGACCCAACGTTTTCAGACGACCTTTTCAGTTTGTCCAAAGCTATATCACGAAGTCCAGCAGATAAAAGTCTTCTTTGCTCACGCCGCATTCGGGGCATTTCCAATCGTCGGGGATGTCATCGAATTTGGTGCCGGGGGCGATGCCGTGTTCGGGGTCGCCGAGGTCTTCGTCGTAAATCCAGCCGCAGGGGCCGCACATGTATTGTGCCATGGTGTGTTCCTTCTAATGGTTGAGGTCGTCTGAAAACGGTCGGCAAAAGGTTTTCAGACGACCCCTTGTTGGTCTGTTTCAGCCCTTATGCCGCTTCCAGCGCCGCGATTTCTTTGCGCAAGTGTTTCAACGCGGGGGTAACGATGGCGACAAACATGGCTTCGCGGACGCGGCGTTG
Above is a window of Neisseria mucosa DNA encoding:
- a CDS encoding rubredoxin, which produces MAQYMCGPCGWIYDEDLGDPEHGIAPGTKFDDIPDDWKCPECGVSKEDFYLLDFVI